One window of the Triticum dicoccoides isolate Atlit2015 ecotype Zavitan chromosome 3B, WEW_v2.0, whole genome shotgun sequence genome contains the following:
- the LOC119274467 gene encoding Bowman-Birk type trypsin inhibitor isoform X2: MKMKRCIVPSILLMFSLEAALLVAGRTSAADEVGAILLPSQGQEEAAMAAAKKRPWKCCDQAVCTRSIPPICSCMDQVFDCPSTCKSCGPSMADPSRHVCQDQYVGDPGPICRPWECCDSPTCTRSNPPTCRCGDEVDKCAPTCKTCLPSRSRPSRRVCIDSYFGPFPPACTPSEAVAAGGN; encoded by the exons ATGAAGATGAAGAGATGCATCGTTCCTAGCATCCTGCTGATGTTTTCACTGGAGGCAGCGCTCCTCGTCGCCGGTCGCACCTCCGCCGCCGACGAAGTGGGCGCCATTCTCCTGCCGAGCCAAGGCCAAG AGGAAGCAGCCATGGCGGCGGCCAAGAAGAGGCCGTGGAAGTGCTGTGACCAGGCGGTGTGCACCAGGTCCATCCCGCCGATCTGCAGCTGCATGGACCAGGTCTTCGACTGCCCCTCCACCTGCAAGTCCTGCGGGCCGTCCATGGCTGACCCGTCCCGCCACGTCTGCCAAGACCAGTACGTCGGCGACCCCGGGCCCATCTGCAGGCCGTGGGAGTGCTGCGACTCGCCTACCTGCACCAGGTCCAACCCGCCGACGTGCCGCTGCGGGGACGAGGTCGACAAGTGTGCTCCGACCTGCAAGACCTGCCTGCCGTCCAGGTCCCGCCCTTCCCGCCGCGTCTGCATCGACAGCTACTTTGGGCCCTTCCCGCCCGCATGCACGCCGTCAGAGGCTGTTGCCGCCGGCGGTAACTAG
- the LOC119274466 gene encoding Bowman-Birk type trypsin inhibitor-like gives MKRCIAAVLLVLSLEALAAGRLSATVADDHVDTIRLPSNGLADEVATAATEIGAEKTRPWKCCDRPLCSRSIPPRCRCMDAVEQCDEACTRCEASQSDPSKRICNDRYHGWPGPSCTNPDADDIPSGPGVSGPPVAVAAEEEEVVSEESAVVGKEKPRPWKCCDDTLCTRSAPPTCACNDKVKKCAKTCKKCDKDESDASRFVCRDRYFGWPGPKCTEI, from the exons ATGAAGAGATGCATTGCTGCCGTTCTGCTGGTGCTTTCACTCGAGGCCCTCGCCGCCGGGCGCCTCTCGGCTACCGTCGCCGACGACCATGTGGACACCATTCGTCTCCCGAGCAACG GTCTTGCCGATGAAGTAGCGACGGCGGCTACGGAGATCGGCGCCGAGAAGACGAGGCCGTGGAAGTGCTGCGACCGCCCGTTGTGCAGCAGGTCCATCCCGCCGCGGTGCCGCTGCATGGACGCGGTGGAGCAGTGCGACGAGGCCTGCACCCGCTGCGAAGCGTCCCAGTCCGACCCTTCCAAGCGCATCTGCAACGACCGGTACCACGGCTGGCCCGGGCCCAGCTGCACCAACCCCGACGCCGACGACATCCCAAGTG GTCCGGGAGTTTCTGGTCCGCCGGTCGCGGTGgcagcggaggaagaagaagttgtTAGCGAGGAGAGCGCCGTCGTCGGCAAGGAGAAGCCGAGGCCATGGAAGTGCTGCGACGACACCCTGTGCACCAGGTCTGCCCCGCCGACCTGCGCCTGCAACGACAAGGTGAAGAAGTGCGCCAAGACCTGCAAGAAGTGCGACAAGGACGAGTCGGACGCTTCCCGCTTCGTGTGCCGCGACCGCTACTTCGGCTGGCCCGGGCCCAAGTGCACCGAGATCTAG
- the LOC119274467 gene encoding Bowman-Birk type trypsin inhibitor isoform X1 encodes MKMKRCIVPSILLMFSLEAALLVAGRTSAADEVGAILLPSQGQANWGLGLAEEAAMAAAKKRPWKCCDQAVCTRSIPPICSCMDQVFDCPSTCKSCGPSMADPSRHVCQDQYVGDPGPICRPWECCDSPTCTRSNPPTCRCGDEVDKCAPTCKTCLPSRSRPSRRVCIDSYFGPFPPACTPSEAVAAGGN; translated from the exons ATGAAGATGAAGAGATGCATCGTTCCTAGCATCCTGCTGATGTTTTCACTGGAGGCAGCGCTCCTCGTCGCCGGTCGCACCTCCGCCGCCGACGAAGTGGGCGCCATTCTCCTGCCGAGCCAAGGCCAAG CTAACTGGGGCCTTGGGCTTGCAGAGGAAGCAGCCATGGCGGCGGCCAAGAAGAGGCCGTGGAAGTGCTGTGACCAGGCGGTGTGCACCAGGTCCATCCCGCCGATCTGCAGCTGCATGGACCAGGTCTTCGACTGCCCCTCCACCTGCAAGTCCTGCGGGCCGTCCATGGCTGACCCGTCCCGCCACGTCTGCCAAGACCAGTACGTCGGCGACCCCGGGCCCATCTGCAGGCCGTGGGAGTGCTGCGACTCGCCTACCTGCACCAGGTCCAACCCGCCGACGTGCCGCTGCGGGGACGAGGTCGACAAGTGTGCTCCGACCTGCAAGACCTGCCTGCCGTCCAGGTCCCGCCCTTCCCGCCGCGTCTGCATCGACAGCTACTTTGGGCCCTTCCCGCCCGCATGCACGCCGTCAGAGGCTGTTGCCGCCGGCGGTAACTAG